The Nomascus leucogenys isolate Asia chromosome 4, Asia_NLE_v1, whole genome shotgun sequence genome includes the window CTTCCTGCTAGGTCTATCATTTCAGTGACAGCACCATCTttacctcctctctctccccaccctctctgCCCACCTTCAACGTCATCATCAAATTGTTTTGATACAACCTCTGAAATCTATTCTAAATATATGTCCTTctctctgttccctctgcccTGGGTCCAACCCCAGCCCTGGTCACTTTCTGCAAATGCCTCTTAAACTCCCCTGACTCCTGTCCTCCTCACACAGCCAGGAGCATCTGTCTAAAGCACCTCAGATGGGGTCCTTTCCCGGCCAAAACCCCCTGGAGGGGAGGGGCGCTGTTGCCTTCAGGAGAACTCCCAAGGTGCAGGCTCAGTGCACAAAGCCCTTCGACACTTCGGCTCCCTGCACCTCCCATGCCTCTCCAGCCCTATCCCCCACGCTTCCCGAAGGCTTGGGTCTTTGcttatgctgttccctctgcctgtgaGACCCCTCCTCCTACCCACTCACCTGCCCGCCTCCCCTCCATGCTTAAGGGCTCCCACCGCACTCTGCCCTGACTTCCACAGCATCCACTGGCTCACTGCCTGACTCTCTCCCCATCTGAGTGAGCTCCCAGGGTCAGTTTTTCCTTTATGTCTGATCCAGCCTAGCCCTGGGCCTGCAGCTGAGGAAGCCCTTGCTTTTTTTGCTGCCTGAAGGGCCTGCCCTAGCCTTGCAGCTCTAGCTCCCAGCCCGGGGAAGGGGGTTGGGAGTGTGGGGAGCGAAGGACATAGAAATCCATTACTGTGACCCAGAGTACTGTGTGCTATGATAGAGAGATGAACACGGGGCGGGAAGGGAGGACCCCTTCTGCCCAAGGACCTTGGTATTTAGGCTCAGAATTGAAGGGGAAATTGGAGTTCACCTTCAATCTAAGGTAGAGGGAATAGCAACTTCAAAGACACAGAGGGTGGAGAACCTGGCACCAGGGGAATACGTGGAGAGCTGGTGTGGGAAGTGCCTTGCTCGCCTCCAAATCCCCAGTGCCTATCACATAGTGGCTGACTTGAACCAGGTGCTAATAATAGACCCCCATTGGGTGAATGAGCCCTGGTCAGAAAACACTGCCTTCCTCCATGCAGATGGGCCCTGGAGGCTGCATCCCTGGGGCACCTGACTTTGAGGTGCCACCGGGCAGAGCCCATCACTGGTGCAGGAGCAGGGGAGGGGATCCAGGGTACCTGGGATGCTGGCAAAGATCTCACTGATCCCGATGAGCAGGTACTGAGGGATTTGCCACCAGATGGACAGTGGTGCCGCGTTGTACAGGACCTCCCCAATCTGCTGGGACACGGTCTCGTTGTGGTGGATGTAGTGTAGGCGCTCCATCTCCAGGACCCCTGGTGGAGAAGCAGAGGGGGATTATAGTCAGGCCCACCCCAGGCAGATTAGCCCACAGAAGAGCTTGTACATGGTGGGAATGGGGTACTCATGAAGTAGCCAAAGATTGAGCAGCAGGCAAGGAAAAGAATACTGGACtggggggtggaggaggaggccaAGATGTGACCAACTCCTCCCTTTTGGTCTTGGCTGCTAGAAGCTCCGAGCTGAGTTTTGCACTCAATAACGGAAACAACTCTCATTAGTGGAGAAACTGTTATGTGCTAGGCATTTACTATGCATCCTTGCTGGTGAAGAGAGTGAAATAACTAGCACTTTCAAGTGCTTAACTAGAAAGTTAAGCAACtagcccacagtcacacagctcaTAAGTAGTCAGGCTGGATTTGAGCTCTGGTATGTCTGGTTTCAAAGCTGGCCTACTTTCCACGATATCACATGACTTCTCTACTGCAACGTCAAGTATTGCTGTAGTGTTTCTAACCTGGCTTTCAAGTTTAACTATGTTATCTCCTTCTCCTGCATTGCTTGGGAGATAGCTGTGTTCTAGTGGAATGAACATTGGACATGGAGTTGGGGGACCTGGGTTCCCAGCctggctggctgtgtgaccttgggcaaatcacttaacctctctagacTCAGTTCCCTTATGCAAGAAGCAGGAATAACATTcccaggattgttgtgaggataaaatagGACAAACTGCTTTAAGGATATAGCTGGAATAAAATCTAGTTGGGTTTTCACATTTTCAACACAATACCGTTTATGGAGCTTTCATCTCTCCAGCTCATACTGGTGATCCAGGCACACTACTGAGTGCTTTACAGACTtcatctcctttaatcctcacaacaccccCCATCAGACTGAGCTCCACGAGGGCAGAGCCCTGCTCAGAGTCCGAATGACACctgtccccattttaaagatgcagCTCAGAGACTCTAAGGAACTTCAGGGTCATAAAGTTACTAAGTAAAAAGGGTTCAGGTTCGTGCAACAGTGTGAAAGACTTCTTTAGCTGgataccccccaccccaccaacccCCACTTTGTAACAAATGGCTTCAGATCCTTTTGAAATGGAAgaaggaagataatttttttttaagtcttcattTGCCACTAAGTGGAAaattcattcaacacatttatGGAGGGCCCACGTGCATGTTCATAGcagtgaataaaaaagaaaaacaatctctgccttcaaggagcttataatTCACTGGGGAAAATATTTATTCCTCTCTTGGCCTGAGTTTCCTCTTCTGTCAAAATGAGGGGCAGCTGGTTTAGATAGGAGGGTCTCTTTCAGCTTGCACGTCTGGGAAGCCAACACTGACGCCCACTGGGAGAGGCTGAACTTGGCCCAGGCTACCACTTCAGCATCAGCCCATGGTGGAAGCAGACTTCCCCAAGCCCAAAGTTCAGCCCCCTGCCCCACACCCCTCTGCACACCTGCCACGATGACGGAGGTAAAACCAAAGAACATCCCCAGCGCCATCTTCTGCAGAGCAGAGGGAAGCAGCTTGCACCGCAGCAGTAAAGGGTCGATCAAGTGGTCCTTCAGAGGGACCAGAATCAGCACCACCACGACATTGGCCAGGAGGAGCCAGGCTTCCGGGATCTGGGCAGGAGGAAGTCAAGAGAGGCAGGCTAGCAGAGTGCAAGGCGCCTGGCTGCAGTCAGGAGACCTGGACTCTAGACTGGCCCTGGGTGACCCTGGGGTccagctccttcctctctctggaaCTCACGCTCCTCAGCTGTGTAACCAGGGAGTGGGATTATATAGAGATGGCAAATAGGTTCCTCTTGTATTCTAACTTTTATCAATTGGTAGTGGCTGATTATGGAACATTTATGGGATCAGCATAAAAAAAGTCACTCATCAAAAAAAGTGATTGACtagtgatgtctgccatgggCAAGGAAATGGAGTACAATGGCAAATTTCTCATTTATCTGCCAGCTCTGCAGATCATTCATTTCATGAGTCTCTGAAATGCCAAGGAACTGCTTTAGAAAGTTCTGGGAAAGGCAGAGATCTAGGTATCTAAGGGTCCCAGAGAAAGAGTGGACAAGGAAGAGCTGAAAAGGGACCTGAGTATGCTCGATCTGAGGGTGCAAATTAGGCAGCGAGACCTGCTTCACAGCAGCAGCATGGGGGTGTGCAGCTGGCCTGAATTCTTTCAAGCAGTTGAGCATCTTGGCAGGATCCCTGCGCTGTGACACAagtcctcccaccctccaggtGCTTCTCCTGTATCCTGACGTTGCCTTGCAGCCAGGAAAAGGGATTGTGAAGGCAGTTTCGTTTCCTCGTCTTCTCAGAGGAAGCTGCTATCTGGCTGAACTGGGTGCCGAACACATGCTTTATCTCTCACCGTGTAGCTGCTGCCCTGGGCTCTCAGGGCCATGGAGATGTTGGCCGGGTTGGCTGGGAAAATGTTTGGGATGTGGAGGTGAAGACCCTGCAGGACATAGGTGGACTGCATCTGCCAAGAGAGACGGGGGTGAGGCTGGAACAGAACCGGTCGTGCCCCCTCCCAACTCCCAGGTGGCATTCCTCAGTGCCGTATCACAGGGCAGCTGGGCAGCTGTCCCCTCTCCCAGTCTCAGGGAGATAGTCACCTTCCCACCCTCCTTTCTCCTAGGtagctgggctgggcagggagcTTCCTGCGCTCTGCTCTCAGGCCTGTAGGCAGTGCGTGCAGCCTTATCCCAGAGCCCAGGCACAGCTGGTCTGACTAGTATTTgtgtccccagggcccagcacagagtAAGCATGGATAAATGTTCGCTGAATGGGAAAGATAACGGCTGCCCCCACAGGGAGTTCTCGTCTGACACTGAAGCCAAGCTGAGTCCCACAGGCTGACACAAGCACTGCATAGACATGGACTTGCCAGAATGGCTCTGGACACAGCTGCAGGAGCAGGGCCCAGGGGCCACCTCCCATACCAGGCATTGCCCCTTTAGTTGCTCTATAATGGAGTAGGATCCAGGAGACTCCCACAGGAAGGGCCGGGGCAGGGGAGAGCATGTGGACTGCTCAGGGCAGCAGCCATTTACCAACTGGTATGGAAGGAAGTCGGTATCTGATTTGTATGACTGAGAATCAGCCATGGACTCCCTCCTATCACATGCCGCTGTCTCATCATAGACATACTCTTGTGTGCCCCTAAGTAGCAGGCTGGGAGCTCCAACAAATGTTCCTGTGAAGGGGGTATGGAAGGCAATGACCTTATGGCCTGGGGGCTAGCATTAAGCTGCTGCCCACCCTCCTAACAatcacacccacatacacacacacacacacacacacacacacacatcactaaCTTCCCCACTGAGGAGTAATACGGTGAGTGGGAGGCAATAGTTCTCAACTCTGAGTATCAGTATCATCTGAAAAGTTTCTTAAACTAGAAACTTCCCCAGCAATTCTGATTCAATAGCCTGGGGTTGGACTTggaatctgtttttaaaacagacagcatatttttaaaagctctgccAGTGATTCTGAAGCACAGCCAGGCTGGGGAACCACTGTTGCAAAGTACTCACTTTTGTGAGCTTGCCCCTGAGCTGCCTGCCCGTGGGGCCTTGGGCAACTGACACAccctctctaggcctcagctACCAAGTCGGACAATTTGAATGCAGCAGAGCTGGAAAAGTGTCTCATTTAAGCCACCTGTTGTACAcatgaggaaacaggcccagagagatgAGGTGACTTATTCAAGGACCTAGCCTGGCACAAAGCCATCCCAGTAATTCAACTCCCGCAGGTGGTATAGCAGGAGGAAGCCGTCTCCAGAGTTCCTCTTGCCATACCACCCGAGGGAGTTGGATTGCTGAGATGGCTTTGTGCCAGGCCCCATGCTAGCTGGTACGGGGCAGCACCTCGCTTTATTCTCAGGCTTTCCCCCTTTCCACATGCCCTGGGCCTCTATGATGAGAACTGAGGCCATTCAGGTGGTGAATGGGGAGGCAGGCCCCCAGAGAAAAAGGGCAGGGGTGCTCACCTGGAAGTAGACCATCCAGTAGGGCACCAGGGTCACCATGACGGGCAAGATCTTCACCAGCACCTGGAAGTTGGCGATGTCCTCTTGCGGGGAAGCCCCTGGCTGGGGAGACCTCTGGTCGGCCAGCAGGCGGGCACCTTGATGGTCTCTGTGGGACCCCAGAGGCAGCAGATAAAACAGCAGtcaaggctgggcttggtggcttatgcctgtaatcccagcactttgggatgctgaggcgggcagatcacctgaggtcaggagttcaagaccagcctggccaacatggtgaaaccccgtctctactaaaaatacaaaaattagccaggctgctttggcgtgcacctgtagtcccaactatttgggagtctgagacaggagaattggttgaacctgggagacggacattgcagtgagccaagattgtgccactgtgctccagcctgggcaacagagccagactccatctcaaaaaacaggcAAACACAACAAACACAGCAGCCATAATCTTCCCCACCACCTCGGCCACCATTTTCACTTCCGCCATCACCCCCTAATTTAATCCTCCTCCCAGTATCAGCACATCTCTGAAATCAGTACCCTCATCTCCTCCACCCGCTGTTAGCACCACCTTCGCCACCATCGCCACCATCGCCAAGGCCAGCATCCTTACTATCATCACCTTTAGTAAGGTGACTGCTGTCAGCAAAATCATCCCCTCCACGGAGTTTCCATTCCCATCACCATCACTCTTTTTCAATGTTGGCACCACTACTGCCAATATTATTCTATCCTCTTTTGCTGCAAAGGTGCCTAGCCAAGACTCATTCTGCTCTAGAGCTGTGGCCCCTCTGAGTCCCGAGGGAAGTAAGACCAGagactgtggaaaacagtctgaagGGATTTTTTAGCTCGTAGCATCAATTTGCCATGGGAACCAGGGGAGTCCCAGTCCAAGCCTGACTCAGAGACAGACGCTGTTACAGATTTGATACACCAAAATTCCCCCTACTTGCTGTCTCAAGTCCATCCTCCTCAACAGTCAACATGACAACCCTCTCCCTCCATGACAAGGCGTAGAGAGTGGAGAGGTGGGGGTAGAGGGAACATCAGTAGGCAAAAGGATTGATCAATCACCACTGCAACCTTTATCCTTTGCCCTTTGTCCTGAGAGCTTTCCGATCTCTTTTTGTCCAAGAGCCTTGCATTGTCCTTTGAGATTCCAAAAGGGACAATACTAGTGTGGTCATCTCCAAAGACAGCCACTGTCAACTCCACCCTTCCAAGCGTGTGCTGCCATTTTGCCACCAACAGGCGGAGTTTACTTTCCCTGCCATTGTTTCCCTGCTGGCCTTGTGACGGCTTTGACCTTTAGAATGAAGCAGAAGTGGTGGTCTGGGACTTCAACGCCTCTTAAGGGCCTTAAGAAGACCCATAACTTCTGCTTTCTTCCCCGCCGGAACATTCATTCTTGGAATGCTCCCTCTTCTTGCAACCCTCACACGATGCTGTGAGAAGTTCAAGCCACATGGTAAGACCACATGAAGGGGAACCAAGGTGCTCTGGTCCACACAGTCCCAGCTGAGCTCCCAGCCAACAGCCCACATTGACCGCCAGCCATATAAGTGAGCAGACTCAGAAGTTCCAGCCCTTTCCAGGTCCCAAATGACGCAACCCCAGTGCCATCATGAGAAGCAGAACGGCCCGACTGAGCCCAGTCACTCAGAACTGGGAGAGGAGATGAAAAGGTCATTTAAATCACTAAGCTCTGGTGTGGTTTGTTAGGCAGCGATAGATAACGAAAAGCACCACACTTCTTGGTTCCTGACAACTTACAAACCTCTAGCAATATGCCAGACTGGGGAAAGCATGTTCTTCACCTTTTTCATTTAGATCCTATTGACAGGAGCTGTAACTGGCTGCAAGGTCTGGAGACAGATTTGCTTAGCATAAGTAGACAGTTTATTTAGGAAGGTGAGGGGCACAAGGAAGCCATGGGACCTATGCAAGGTCATTCAGAACCTTCCTCCCTTGGTTGTCAGCTAATGAAGAGGGAGCGAGTTTGGCCTATTTCCTAAGACACTGTGATGGTTAGTAACAGGGTAATGTGGAATTATTTACATTGTATCCCAACAGCCTTCACTGGAAACATCATCCCCATCATCCTCTCCTTTAATGCCACTGTCATCCGCATTGCCAATGTTTGTGTCTTCAATGTAGATACCAACGCCATCATCCTTGTCCTTACTACCATCTTCACTGTCAAGACCCTGATCATCCTcacacttccttcttttttcttttttctttttttcctgttctgtcacccaggctggagtgcagtgacaccatcatggctcactccagcctcaacctcctggacttgATTGATCCTTctatgtcagcctcccgagtagctgagaccacaggcacacgccaccacaccccgctaatttttgtattttttttgtagaaatgagatttcaccatgttgcccaggctggccttgaactcccgggctcaagcaagccaccagcttcagcctcccaacgtgctggaattaGAGGGATAGCTACTGCTCCCAGCCCCATCCTCACACATTCTATACATAGATGGCCACCAataataccaccaccaccaccaccaccaccaccaccactaccttGACCTCCATCTTCAGTCACAGTGGGCAGCTCTGGCCCACTGGAGAGCAGATCATCATAAAAAACTATCACTGTAGCTGAACCAGAATGTCTGCAACCTGGACCATGCCTCCCCAGGAGCGATCCAGCGCTTCTCCAGGCTTGGAGGCTCCCTGCACCCAGAGCCCCTCCTTACCTGGCCAAGTGTCGTTGCCACAGCTGGGGGCAGCAGTTTTGGAGAGCAAGCTTAAGCATAGAGGATACTTGGCTGCCCATCGGGGGCTTGGTGATGAAGACGGGGGTGGCAAAGAGGAAGATGAAAAATGCCAGGCCCACACAGCCCACAGGGATGCTGTAGCCCAGCAGGAAGCTGATGTTCTGCTGAATAAAAGCCACCACCAGCAGCGACAGCACAGCACCCAGGTTGATGCTCCAGTAAAACCAGTTGAAGAAGCGGCGGGTGGCGTCACGGCCGAGATCCATCACCTGCCATTCAGGAAGCAGTGAGAGTGAGGGCCAAAGGGGTCTGGGGCACTCTCTGTACCCGTACCCCTCCCTCCTACAGAGACACTTCTTGGGTCAGTGGGTGGTGGGCGTTCCGACATTTTCCTAGTCTCTGATCACTAAACAGacgctcagtaaatatttgctgaatgaatgaatgaatccttcTCTTGGGAGTCACTTGCTAAAGATCAGGACATTTGGCCCAGCTGCTTTTGCATACCCATGACACACACTGCTTTTTTATTGTCGCAGAGGGACACATACAACGGATGTCTCGGATGCCACTTGTTCATTTCTGGTTGATTTATCCCTTTGTCTTTCACTGAGCAACctacactattctttttttttttttttttttttgagacagagtcttgctctgttgctcaggctggagtgcagtggcacaatcttggctcactgcaagctccactcccgggttcacgccattctcctgcctcagcctcctgagtagctgggactacaggcacccgccaaaacacccggctaattctttgtatttttagtagagacggggtttcaccttgttagccagggtggtctcgatctcctgacctcgtgatccgcccacctcggcctcccaaagttctgggattacaggcctgagccatcgcacccggcctattcattacttttataatcagaaaaaagcCAATAAGATCTCAGTTTTATTGCACGTTATTAAAAATGTTGTATGCATATTACCGAAAGAACAGAAGTCTGAGCGAGAATTTCCTCTGCAGTTCGGAGGGCCAAGCAGAGAAGCCTATTGTGACCCATCCTTTCACCCAACTTTTGTCCCTCTGATATATGGCAGAGGTGGTCCCAGGCACAGCCCCAAGAGTGAGTTCTGGCCTggtgaaaaaaacattttttttcaggcCTCCCAGCAAGGGCAGATGGGCTGAAAATCTTTACCCAGGATTTGGATCAATCAGCAAcagccaggccccaggccccttCTGGTCTGTTGGCCCCAGTCAGCTGCACTGGCTGCTTCCAAATCTCCCAGACCCAGGTCCCACATTCTGACTCAGCAGGTCTAGGGCAGgacctgggaatctgcatttaaaaaaaagcagtgagGACTAAGGGCCATTTCAATGGAGAGAATAAATGCTTCTCTACTTTGCTAAACCAGTCACCCTTTCCATACCCCTGCAAATCTCAGGATACATTACTGTCTTTCACCTAGagatttatatttctattagctAGGGCGATTTTGTCAAACTTTACTTTCTGTAGTTGCATTGGGGAAAagacaagtatttatttttcctttttcaaaagtaaaattgtaGTCCACACAGATGCACTTAAACCCACATTCCACTGCAGATTCTGAGGGGTCCTTCCGGaaatggggagggaggggcatGCCAGCTCACTGATGATTCTCACTCTAGACTTTCAAGCAGAAAATTGAATAGGTCCCATTAGAAGCAGCCACTTCCATTTATTAATTGGAAGTAAATGAATATGACTATTGTAACTCTAAGGGGGAAGACCAGGCAGCCCATTCAGGATATAAATGAGTTCTTTTAGAATGAGCGGACACTTTGTCGAGAGTGATGGATGGCCCTTTCTGAAATCAGCAAGTGTGTGAAACACGCAGCTCCTGGGGTATAGCTGTTGCCAGATGGTTCCagtcccacccacccccacatcCCCCATCTGACTGCCCCCCTGAATTCTGCAGCCGCTTCCTGCCTGCTGTGAAGTACCCACTCTAGTTAACCCATATGCTGTCTTCACTGCAGCCAGAGCCATTTTTGAAGAGCTCAAATACAGTGATGTCCATTCCTGCCTCAAATCGTTTTGGTGTTTCTGCACTGTCCTAGGGATCAGGTCCTGACTTCCTGAGGCCTTGTGGCCTGCCTTTGCTCCACCCAAAGTTCTTGCCCAGCCAAGGGGAGAACGTACAGGAGCTTCTGTCACTGTTGGTGCCACGGGAGGCTCTGCTCAGTGGCCTGGCCTCCAGAAGATCAGTTCTGCCACAGGGGGTACTGGATGGGTGAGGCTCTCTGGAGGTCAATAGGGTCAATGACATAGGTTAAGGGTACTGGGTTGGGGGTGCTAGTGGGATGTCAATGAAATAATAGGATTAAAGGAAGATGAGAGATTCCCATTGACAAATATTGGGGGTCTCTAGGTCTGAAAGAATGTCAACAACAAGTAAGAAATGGTCAGGGttggccagtcgcagtggctcacgcctgtaatcgcagcactttgggaggctgaggcaggtggatcacctgaggtcaggagtcaagaccagcctggccaacatggcgaaaccacatctctaccaaaaaaatacaaaaattagccagcgtggtagcagtcacctataatcccagctacttgagaggctgaggcagggagaattgcttgagcccaggaggcagaggttgcagtgatctgagatcgcacctctgtagtccagcctaggcaacagagcgagactccgtcaaaagaaaggaagaaaggaagaaaggaaagaagggaagaaagaaagaaagaaaaagaaagggaggaagggaggaagggaggaagaaaggaaaggaagaaaggaagaaaagaagaaaggaaggaaggaaggaaggaaggaaggaataaataaataaataaataaataaatggccaggGCTGTCCTGGGGGCATGAAGTCATCATCGAAGGATCCTAAACAAGCTGGACAAGTGAGTCCTTGTCAAGGACATTGGAAACTGCCAGGTGCTGAATTGTGGGTGCCAACTGGATGAAACGatccttttgaaaaatgtcccCTCTATGAGTATAATATGTGCAATCAAAGAACATTTGATAAACTGAGACAATTAAGAAGAAAGTGCAATTAGTCCAGTGGCCTGATCATACCACTGTGACAATCTTTCTCCAGTTTCCTTTCGTTGACACCTCGTCTTTCCACATGGCTGCAGTCCTATCTGT containing:
- the SLC15A3 gene encoding solute carrier family 15 member 3, with product MPAPRAREQPRVPGEHRPLLPRGARGPRRWRRAAGAAVLLVEMLERAAFFGVTANLVLYLNSTNFNWAGEQASRAALVFLGASYLLAPVGGWLADVYLGRYRAVALSLLLYLAASGLLPATAFPDGRSSFCGEMPASPLGPACPSPGCPRSSPSPYCAPVLYAGLLLLGLAVSSVRSNLTSFGADQVMDLGRDATRRFFNWFYWSINLGAVLSLLVVAFIQQNISFLLGYSIPVGCVGLAFFIFLFATPVFITKPPMGSQVSSMLKLALQNCCPQLWQRHLARDHQGARLLADQRSPQPGASPQEDIANFQVLVKILPVMVTLVPYWMVYFQMQSTYVLQGLHLHIPNIFPANPANISMALRAQGSSYTIPEAWLLLANVVVVLILVPLKDHLIDPLLLRCKLLPSALQKMALGMFFGFTSVIVAGVLEMERLHYIHHNETVSQQIGEVLYNAAPLSIWWQIPQYLLIGISEIFASIPGLEFAYSEAPRFMQGAIMGIFFCLSGVGSLLGSSLVALLSLPGGWLHCPEDFGNINNCRMDLYFFLLAGIQAVTALLFVWIAGRYERASQGPASHSCFSRDRG